The following are encoded together in the Pleurocapsa sp. FMAR1 genome:
- a CDS encoding AMP-dependent synthetase/ligase, whose protein sequence is MNTAATKIAFDYINLDSLPDVWKIAAEKFGNTVALQDPHAKPEVIITYQQLHQQIQQFANGLQALDIQPQEKIALFADNSPRWFIADQGIMMAGAVDVVRSSGAEQQELTYILENSDSKSLVVENLKTLDKLRSNLADLPIKLVVLLSDETPDNEQQIKIINFPQLMELGKDTQLKPVEQNKDTLATLLYTSGTTGKPKGVMLSHGNLLHQVNYIKTVFQPQPGDITLSILPSWHAYERAGEYFFITHGTTQIYTSIRYFKQDLKKFKPTYMVGVPRLWESLYDGVQKLLGEQSKSQQKLVKFFLKQSEKYIMAKRIAEDTSLEHFKASATERSLAKFKAASLYPVHALADKLVYHKIRAGVGNIKAVCSGGGSLAKYLDDFYQTVGIDVFVGYGLTETSPITNARTPKHNVRGSAGQPLPETEIKIVDPETRQKLPQGETGSVLIRGAQVMQGYYENPEATAKAIDAEGWFDSGDLGWLSPYDDLVLTGRSKDTIVLSNGENIEPQPIEDACVRSVYIDQIMLVGQDQRALGALIVPNLETLQQWITEQKLDLQLPNQSSLSEPAIANLYRNELNREVKNRPGYRSDDRIGDFRFVIEPFSQANGTMTQTFKVKRPVVRDKYQSLIDEMFTN, encoded by the coding sequence ATGAATACAGCAGCTACAAAAATCGCCTTTGACTATATTAATCTTGATTCTTTACCTGACGTATGGAAGATAGCAGCCGAAAAGTTTGGCAATACTGTCGCGTTGCAAGATCCCCACGCTAAACCAGAAGTTATTATCACTTATCAACAGTTACATCAGCAGATTCAGCAGTTTGCTAATGGCTTACAGGCTTTAGATATTCAGCCTCAAGAAAAGATAGCTTTGTTTGCCGATAATAGCCCCCGTTGGTTTATTGCCGACCAGGGAATTATGATGGCAGGGGCGGTAGATGTGGTGCGCTCTTCTGGAGCAGAACAGCAAGAACTAACATATATTTTAGAAAATAGCGATAGTAAGAGCCTAGTGGTCGAGAATTTGAAAACTTTAGACAAGTTACGCTCGAACTTGGCAGATTTACCTATTAAGCTAGTTGTTTTGTTAAGCGACGAGACACCAGACAATGAACAGCAGATTAAAATTATTAACTTTCCGCAGTTGATGGAATTGGGCAAAGATACACAGCTAAAGCCTGTTGAGCAAAATAAAGACACTTTGGCAACCTTACTTTACACTTCTGGCACTACAGGAAAACCCAAGGGAGTAATGCTAAGTCATGGCAATTTATTGCATCAGGTCAACTACATTAAAACTGTATTTCAACCTCAACCAGGGGACATAACTCTTTCTATTTTACCTAGCTGGCACGCTTACGAACGGGCTGGGGAATATTTTTTCATAACTCATGGGACAACACAAATTTACACCAGTATTCGTTACTTTAAGCAAGATTTGAAAAAATTTAAGCCTACCTATATGGTTGGTGTACCTCGTCTTTGGGAATCGCTATACGATGGTGTGCAAAAGCTTTTAGGTGAGCAATCAAAGTCGCAACAAAAGTTAGTTAAATTCTTTCTTAAGCAGTCAGAAAAATACATCATGGCAAAACGAATTGCCGAGGATACCAGCCTAGAACATTTTAAGGCTTCTGCTACAGAGCGATCGCTTGCCAAATTTAAAGCAGCTTCTCTCTATCCTGTTCACGCTTTGGCAGACAAACTTGTTTATCACAAAATTCGCGCTGGCGTGGGTAATATTAAGGCTGTATGTAGCGGTGGTGGTTCTTTGGCTAAATATCTCGATGATTTTTATCAAACCGTAGGTATTGATGTCTTTGTCGGCTATGGATTAACCGAAACTTCGCCGATTACAAATGCTCGTACTCCTAAACATAATGTCAGAGGTTCAGCAGGACAACCTTTACCAGAAACGGAAATCAAAATTGTTGACCCCGAAACTCGCCAAAAATTGCCCCAGGGAGAAACGGGATCGGTTTTAATTCGTGGCGCTCAAGTAATGCAGGGCTATTATGAAAACCCCGAAGCCACAGCCAAGGCAATTGATGCCGAAGGCTGGTTTGATAGTGGTGACTTGGGCTGGCTGTCTCCCTATGATGATTTGGTGCTTACAGGGCGTTCCAAAGATACTATTGTCTTGAGCAATGGCGAAAATATTGAACCTCAGCCTATCGAAGATGCCTGTGTCCGTAGCGTTTATATCGATCAAATTATGCTAGTTGGTCAGGATCAGCGAGCTTTGGGGGCGTTAATCGTACCTAACTTAGAAACCCTGCAACAGTGGATCACAGAACAAAAATTAGACTTACAGCTTCCGAATCAAAGTAGTTTATCTGAACCAGCGATCGCCAATTTATACCGTAATGAGTTAAACCGTGAGGTCAAAAATCGCCCAGGTTATCGCTCAGATGACCGTATTGGCGATTTTCGCTTTGTTATCGAGCCTTTTTCTCAGGCTAATGGCACTATGACCCAGACTTTCAAAGTCAAGCGTCCTGTTGTTAGGGATAAATATCAAAGTTTAATCGACGAAATGTTTACTAATTAA
- a CDS encoding YlqD family protein — protein sequence MDYTNASLLLKRPVTIKAIVTAQWKEEVNQQLQQQLTQLDQQMQQLEMQGKRTIEEISKQAQDPANLQMKKQVENIQGQVNQKKAEMLEKKNNFLQQLQQIQLLDLDQEVVQAQMESFFRLEKGDNLVRKLNVEVVLRDGVVEDIRGDL from the coding sequence ATGGATTACACAAATGCTAGCTTGCTTTTAAAACGTCCTGTCACCATTAAAGCAATAGTAACGGCTCAGTGGAAAGAAGAAGTAAATCAACAGTTACAACAGCAATTAACTCAGCTAGACCAGCAAATGCAGCAGTTAGAAATGCAGGGCAAAAGAACAATTGAAGAGATTTCTAAGCAAGCCCAAGATCCTGCTAATCTTCAGATGAAAAAACAGGTAGAAAATATTCAGGGGCAAGTCAATCAAAAAAAAGCAGAGATGCTAGAAAAGAAAAATAACTTTTTGCAGCAGCTACAGCAGATTCAGCTATTAGATTTAGACCAAGAGGTAGTTCAAGCTCAAATGGAAAGCTTTTTTCGTCTAGAAAAAGGCGATAACCTAGTTAGAAAACTAAACGTAGAGGTTGTACTACGAGATGGAGTAGTTGAAGACATTAGAGGCGATCTATAA